AGACTTGTTCGAGAAAACCATGACCAAGTTCGTTATGAACTTCGTAGGCTGCTTTGATTGTTTGGGATGTTGTTTTAGTTTCCATGAATTGTAGATATTTCAAATCATGTGGAAACTCAACCGAATCTTGTTGGAGCTTTGCTCCATCTTGTTGACGAAGTCATCCAGGCGCGTAGTGCCGATGTTTTAATATCGGTGTAGTGAGTGGATCTTAAATATCTGCTTATTCTTCCATCAAACCGCTAAGGGTCGGCAGCATTGCCTCAGACCATAGGTCGTAGCCATGCGCGTTGGGGTGCAATAAGTCGGGCATGATGTCCCTGCTTAGTATTCCTTTCTCATCCAGAAAGGCCGGTCCGATATCGAGGTAGGTCACCCATTCGGGGAACTTATGGTTTTCCAAGACCGCATTGGTATTGTCGACAATAGCGCGTTTCTCTTCACCCGGATTGTTGCGAGGAAAGACGGCCAGAAGCAGAATCTTGGTCTGTGGCAGTTTGTTGTGAATCGCATCGCACACGGCAATCACGCCTTCTGCAATCTCAGCCGGTTTATTAGCGCTCCAGTTATTGGTGCCTATCATAACTACGGCTACTTTTGGAGCAATGCCATCAAGTGCCCCATGATCGATGCGCCACAAAACATGCTCGGTCTTGTCGCCACCAAAACCCATGTTAACTGGATTCCATTGTGCGAAGTCCCGTTTCCAAACCGCATTGCCGGTTTTTGGGTTATCAAATCCATGGGTAATGGAATCACCCAGAAAGACTAGATCTACTGGGTTCTTTTGGATTTTCACCAGGATCTTGCCGTGACGCTCCATCCAGCCCAGGTCATCACGGTTCTTCCAATAGTGTGTTAGGCGCGGAACGGGTTCGATGGCAGTATTGGCTAATAGGGTTTGCTGAAAGGAGAGGCCTGAAAAAAGAATGCCGAGCCCGAGTATGAGTCTTAAGGATTTCATAATGAATATCGTGGTACTTGGCTTTTATTCTGGGAGAGGATTTGGGGAAGTCTAACTTTAAGTGATTGCTCTCTCAAATCCTCGACTGATTTTCACGATGATCTTGTCTCATGTAACTAATTTCATAACCTTTATTACATGAGTCGCTATCCTATCGAAATTCATGGTTTGGTCATTGCTCCTGAGCATCGAGTATTCGGCGCAAGTGGTAGGGATGTAAGTGGTAGGGATGTAAGTGGAGCGGACCTGATCTCAAGAACGAGTGTGAATGTGATTGCGGGCTCCGGTATCGAAGGTGATCGCTTTTGTCGGCACCGCCCGGACTACAATGGGCACGTGACTTTCTTTAGTCAGGAGGTTTGGGATGAAGTGAGGGATATACTTGGATTGTCAGAGGCCATGGGCCCTGAGCTCACGAGAAGAAACGTTATTGTGTCCGGTGTTGATCTGAAGGCTCTCTACGGAGTTCCTTTTGAAATAGATGGTATACGATTCCTGGGTACGATTCATTGTGCCCCCTGTCCGGCTATGAATCGAGTGTTTGGGGATGGCGCCACCAGGGCGTTGCGTGGCCGAGGAGGCTTACGTGCTCAAGTGAAGACCGATGGAACCTTGAGCGTAGGACCTGCGGATTTGGTCACGAATGCCTCATTCGATCCAGAGAGTGCAAGTGCTCAACCCATTCCGCCTAAGCTTCCTTAGTCGATCTAACTTAATCGATTTTCTCCTCGATTCTCTTTCTGGTGAATCGTCACGGGCCAGCCTGGATATTGATTGGACGCTATGCTATCGGTGGCATCGACCATGAACTTGAAGCAATCCAGATGGTAGGTGCGAGCCTCGGTATCGATGGTGACAAGCCCAAAGCCACTGGCTTTTTGGTGGGCAAGCTCGTAACGGTTTTTCTTTTTACCAACTTCCGGATTACCCACGGCGTAGACGTAAACTTTATTGCCTAGTCCGTCATTCATTTCACCCGTATTGGGATTATCATGACGGGGACGATTCTTGTGCGGCATACCAAGTTCGTCGGGTCGCCACCAACGAGGATAACCTGCGGAGATGGCGGGTACGCAAAAGGACCAGTTGCTGTCTCGCTGATTGTCGACGCCGTATTGAACTAAGGATGTTAGGTGTTGATCACCATTCACGTGTAAGGGCATCGCTTCGCGCAAAATATTTATCGCATTGTTTCGTGCTGTCTGTGGCCAACCACCACTATCGAGATCGGCTTTGAGATAGTTATTAACTTTTCCATGATGCGTAGCCATGCCAGCGAACACGGTTTGGCTGAGTAGGACTTTCATTTCATGACCGCGCCAATCCTTGGTCCAATGTTTGAGAAAGGCTTCCTGGCGATCTCCAAGGAGTTTAAGCCCGGGTTTGTCTAGGGTTGATGTATCAAAGTCTGGATCCGGGACATGATCAGCGCGACCAGGGCCGGTATCCACATTCTCAGGACCATTCTTGAATTGCCGATCTCCCAGAATGGCGAAGCTCACATTGCCGTAGACCATATCTCCGTAGTAGACACTGATGTCCTGTTTGACTGGAGTCGGGTCAAAATAGTCAGGATGATGCCCGGCGTTAGTACGGTGAACGGCATTTACCATACGAGCGGGTTCAATATAACCGCCTTTGCTGGAAGTCCCACCAGCGGTATTCTTCATGGCTGCGCCACCTTCGCCCCAGATGTTTCCATGAAAGACATCATGATCGTCAGGAATGCATAGTGTGGGGCGATCACGCATGGATTCTCCAAACGCCCACCCGAACATATAAAACTTACGGAGATAGTTGTGAATGGCCAATCCAGCCGGGTTGCGAATCAGTCCATATCCTCCGTGGTTCTCATAAAGTTGGTCTCCGGAAAAGTAGAGTAGGTCAGGATCGAGATTAACCAAGTTGTTGGCCACAGGTTCGTAGGGGAACCCATAGTCCTTTTGGCAGGTAAGTGCACCCAGGCGAAGCGGTCTGTCTTCAGGGTTGGCTTTAATTATGCCAGAACGAATATGATCACTAGTGGAGCCATCTGAGTGATCTTCACGGTAAACCAATTGGAAAGCTGTTTCCTCTTTTTCATTCCAGTTAGGAATGCGGAAGATTGCGGTCCAGGCATCTTCGTCGAAGCTGGCCGTGCTTATAGTTGTCCAGTGACCATTCTTTTGAATCTGCAATTCTACCTCCTGGTTGCTGTCTGGTCCCAACGGACCTGAAAGCGCACTCAGTTTTAGGACAAATCCTTCGTCACTCCGAGAATCGCTAAGTGAGTACATCGACCAAAGGATCGGACCAAACTTGCGTTCTGAACGAACGGTGAATGCATCGCCGGAAACATCCCAGTGCTTGAAGGCATAGCGAGCTCCTTGTTCATTTTTCAGCTTTGCATCGAAATTACTGACCAGAGACACATTGCCAAGTACGGCATTTTGTTCAACCGATGTGGAGAGACTAGCGATCTGTGAGCCTTGTGCAGTGGAAACGCTTAGAGTCAGCTTGTAGTCATTGCTTTGCGATTCACCTTTTAGATGAAGCAGATAGCCGGCGGAAGGATCAACGCGAACAGCCTTGCTTGCTTTTCCCAGTGTAAGTTGGCCGTTGATGACTCCTGCATCCACGCCACCGTTAGAAAAACTATTGGAGCGGTACTCATTGAGCTCGCTTTTTCGGCCCACTCGGAAACCGGCGCCCCCGTCTTTCTTTCCGCCTTCAACGCGTTGGACGTGAACAGACATTTCCAAACTGCCACTCGTATTTTCCAGTTGGTGCGTGATGAGTTGTATATTGCGGTCACCACCACCGGTTCTAGTTTCAGCGGCTCCATTGGAAACGCTCCAATCTTCCATGGGATTCGCCCAGAAGGACTCTCCCAGGAAGGTCCTGTCTTTTGTTCGCTGCCAATTGCTTTTGAAAGTGCTCGAAGAAGAGGTAGCAGATGAATTATTCTGCGCATTGCTGGTCCGTGCCCAGGCGAAGGGTAGGGACGCCAGGCCTAGCAGTTTTATAAATAAGCGACGGGGTAGTTTTGGTATGCTCATAGGGTAGTGGTAGTAATGTGACCTTCTTGAGTTAAGGATCTGATCGAATAACTTTGAAACGGTAGAACGGTTTTAAAGTCAATGCCTCAAGCTTATAGCTTGTCGTGTAGGGAGTGATTCTTTCTTCGGGGTCCTTTGCGATTTATACGCACTAAAAGGTAGGGCAAGAGCGTCTCGCTCCGCCGCTCTACCAATCTTGAACAGAAGCAAACAAAGGGAGCGAAGAATGTCTGCACTCAAAATCTCTGTTACCTCCGTTGCCTTCTGTTCAATATTAACTTTAATTAGGTTCTAAGAGGGGCCAGAGAAACTCGTTATTCTAATTTATTGGAGAACCGCTTTCGCGTCCTTTTGCGCATTTCGTAGTAGGGTTCCTGCCTATGGCGTATAGCAGACCTTAATCGCTTCTTGATTCCTCAGCATCTCTACCCCTTCGGCATATCGCTCCAGCGGAAGTGTGGCGGTTATCAGAGGATCGAGTCGTAGACGGCCTTCCACTATATGAGCTAGGGCAGTCCTTGCCGCAGCTCGATTGTGAGCTCCGTAGCCAACCAGGTGAAGTCCGCGGCACCAATGGGTGAAACCAAAATCTACATTGTCGCGAAGGACACCGAACAATGCGACTACGTCCACCGTCCGATGCATGAGGTATTCGACCGAAATCTTGAGGCCCGTGCAATCCACGGCCAAATCAATCGCCTCTGGGCTAAACCGATTGTGCGGAAAAGCTTCTTCGTTAGTTGGGTCCAGAACACGATCGGCGCCCAGGCTGCTTGCTAGTTCACGTCGGGATGCGGTGGGATCAAACGCTATCACTTCTCTCGCTCCGTAGGTCTTGGCCAGTTGAACTGCCAATAATCCGGCTGGCCCTAATCCGGCTACCGCAAAGCGAGTACCTTCAATGGCCTTCACGTTTAGGATCTGATCGAACGAAACCTGGATGCACATCGCCAACTCCAGGGATGCGATTTCTTCAGGTGCTAAACTCGCTGGTATCTCCAACAGGTTCCCAATATCTGCGACGACGTATTCCGCATAACATCCTTGTGGAGCTCCCGCTTGGTCCTGCCAAAGGGCAGCTTTCATACCGATGGTAAATGGTTCTGAGTTCGGTCCTGCGGCAACCACTTCGCCCATAGCTTCGTGCCCGGGTTGTCCGGGTGTGTATGGGTATTCAACCGTACCTCCCGGAACCATGGAAATGCCATCCATTATATGGAGGTCCCAGTGCGGACAGGTTGCAATGCCTTCTATCTTTAAGAGAACTTGCCCTTCGCCTGGCTCAGGGATGGGCAGTTCGACGATTTCGGGTCGGCCTTTTTCAATGTATTGTATCGCTTTCATTACCACTCCAGAACTACCCCCATAACCGGTTCGCTTTTTGTTTCAATGAGTTTCCAGGCTTTTGCCGCCTCAGCAACGGGAAACCGGTGCGTAATGAGTGGCAGTGTTTCCAGGGTGCCCTTGGCGACCAAGTCCATGGTTTGCTCCAGGCGATCAGGAGTAGCTCCTGAGACCAGGTCGATGGAAAGTTCTTTGTAACGGGGGGGCTGCAGCGCCATGCAATCCTCGGTACCGTAGAAACCCGCTGACACCAGGTGCGCGAACCGTCGCATGCTATCCCGTAGTTGATCCATCACTACTAATGAACCTACTGTATCGACGCCTACTTGGATACCGTCTGGAAATCTCTCTTTGATGGCTTCCACCCAGCCGCCTTGATTTTCTAGCATCGTTTCGCCTTGTTTGAAGTGAGCAAGCCGATCTTCGTGGCGACCAATCATAATGACTTCTGCTCCTCGGGAGGCCAACATCTGGCCAGCCCATTGACCTACGAGTCCATCTCCTACCACCACTGCTGGTTCTCCTGCTTGGATGCGTGGTCGCTCACCACAGTTGTAACCTACTTGCGTTAAAACCAAGCCTGAATAAGCGACCGGATCCAGTCCCGGGGGAATCTTTATGGCTGCGCCTCTTCCGGAAACAGAAGGGGAAATATGGCCGCCGCGTGGTTCAAACATGTTGTCGATTTTGCTGACGGATACAAAAACGGAGTCTCCTGGAACCAGGTCGTTTACTTCGGACCCGACCCAATCGACAATTCCAACTTTCTGATAACCAGCTGCGACAGGGAAGGGAGTTGGGTCGCCAGGTCTCCAAGGTGTGTCCCCCTCAATTCGTTCTCCACGTAGATAAGATCCTTCGGTTCCATTGCTGATCCAGGAGTGGGTGATATTGACCACGATATCTCCAGTGCCTGGTTCAGGGCAATTGACCTCTTGGAAGGAAACTTGGTTGGGGCCAGTAAATACGACAGCTTGGGTCTTCATATGCTAATTATATTGATTACGGCACTGCAGGGATGCAGTGGCCCTACCTTTAGTGTCGATTGTGGTAGGGCAATCGCGCGTGCCCTGTCACAGCGAATTGGCGGCGGCTGGTCCTCGCGATGCCGTCGATGTTCTGTGAGTAAAATCTGCCGAGTTTGGTTCAGTCGTCCAAAGTCCATACATTTTACGGTATATCTCAAATCGAAACAGTGAACGCTTTACTCCTACTAGAGAAGCTTTGAAGATCAAGCGGTTCTTCTTTCACTATGAGACCCATCCCATTTCTAATTATCTTACTAGCCTGTGGAGCCTTGTGTGCGAAGGCAGTTGCTCAGACTGCCAATCACGACTTCTATGTTTGTGCTGCCGTAAACAAAAACTACGTAATCGGTTCGAAGATTGTCACCACCAGTGGCATTCATCTTCAAACTGAGTCGGGTGAGTGGCAGCATGTAGGCATTAATGATCCGAGTATTTTTCAGGTGTCCTTTGATCCGCGCGATCACAATGTATTTTATACAGCCGCTCTA
This genomic stretch from Opitutia bacterium ISCC 52 harbors:
- a CDS encoding GDSL family lipase; translated protein: MKSLRLILGLGILFSGLSFQQTLLANTAIEPVPRLTHYWKNRDDLGWMERHGKILVKIQKNPVDLVFLGDSITHGFDNPKTGNAVWKRDFAQWNPVNMGFGGDKTEHVLWRIDHGALDGIAPKVAVVMIGTNNWSANKPAEIAEGVIAVCDAIHNKLPQTKILLLAVFPRNNPGEEKRAIVDNTNAVLENHKFPEWVTYLDIGPAFLDEKGILSRDIMPDLLHPNAHGYDLWSEAMLPTLSGLMEE
- a CDS encoding molybdenum cofactor biosysynthesis protein, giving the protein MSRYPIEIHGLVIAPEHRVFGASGRDVSGRDVSGADLISRTSVNVIAGSGIEGDRFCRHRPDYNGHVTFFSQEVWDEVRDILGLSEAMGPELTRRNVIVSGVDLKALYGVPFEIDGIRFLGTIHCAPCPAMNRVFGDGATRALRGRGGLRAQVKTDGTLSVGPADLVTNASFDPESASAQPIPPKLP
- a CDS encoding alkaline phosphatase D family protein, yielding MSIPKLPRRLFIKLLGLASLPFAWARTSNAQNNSSATSSSSTFKSNWQRTKDRTFLGESFWANPMEDWSVSNGAAETRTGGGDRNIQLITHQLENTSGSLEMSVHVQRVEGGKKDGGAGFRVGRKSELNEYRSNSFSNGGVDAGVINGQLTLGKASKAVRVDPSAGYLLHLKGESQSNDYKLTLSVSTAQGSQIASLSTSVEQNAVLGNVSLVSNFDAKLKNEQGARYAFKHWDVSGDAFTVRSERKFGPILWSMYSLSDSRSDEGFVLKLSALSGPLGPDSNQEVELQIQKNGHWTTISTASFDEDAWTAIFRIPNWNEKEETAFQLVYREDHSDGSTSDHIRSGIIKANPEDRPLRLGALTCQKDYGFPYEPVANNLVNLDPDLLYFSGDQLYENHGGYGLIRNPAGLAIHNYLRKFYMFGWAFGESMRDRPTLCIPDDHDVFHGNIWGEGGAAMKNTAGGTSSKGGYIEPARMVNAVHRTNAGHHPDYFDPTPVKQDISVYYGDMVYGNVSFAILGDRQFKNGPENVDTGPGRADHVPDPDFDTSTLDKPGLKLLGDRQEAFLKHWTKDWRGHEMKVLLSQTVFAGMATHHGKVNNYLKADLDSGGWPQTARNNAINILREAMPLHVNGDQHLTSLVQYGVDNQRDSNWSFCVPAISAGYPRWWRPDELGMPHKNRPRHDNPNTGEMNDGLGNKVYVYAVGNPEVGKKKNRYELAHQKASGFGLVTIDTEARTYHLDCFKFMVDATDSIASNQYPGWPVTIHQKENRGENRLS
- a CDS encoding zinc-binding dehydrogenase; the protein is MKAIQYIEKGRPEIVELPIPEPGEGQVLLKIEGIATCPHWDLHIMDGISMVPGGTVEYPYTPGQPGHEAMGEVVAAGPNSEPFTIGMKAALWQDQAGAPQGCYAEYVVADIGNLLEIPASLAPEEIASLELAMCIQVSFDQILNVKAIEGTRFAVAGLGPAGLLAVQLAKTYGAREVIAFDPTASRRELASSLGADRVLDPTNEEAFPHNRFSPEAIDLAVDCTGLKISVEYLMHRTVDVVALFGVLRDNVDFGFTHWCRGLHLVGYGAHNRAAARTALAHIVEGRLRLDPLITATLPLERYAEGVEMLRNQEAIKVCYTP
- a CDS encoding zinc-binding dehydrogenase; translated protein: MKTQAVVFTGPNQVSFQEVNCPEPGTGDIVVNITHSWISNGTEGSYLRGERIEGDTPWRPGDPTPFPVAAGYQKVGIVDWVGSEVNDLVPGDSVFVSVSKIDNMFEPRGGHISPSVSGRGAAIKIPPGLDPVAYSGLVLTQVGYNCGERPRIQAGEPAVVVGDGLVGQWAGQMLASRGAEVIMIGRHEDRLAHFKQGETMLENQGGWVEAIKERFPDGIQVGVDTVGSLVVMDQLRDSMRRFAHLVSAGFYGTEDCMALQPPRYKELSIDLVSGATPDRLEQTMDLVAKGTLETLPLITHRFPVAEAAKAWKLIETKSEPVMGVVLEW